Part of the Anaeromyxobacter diazotrophicus genome, CACCGCCGAGCTCGCCCAGGCGAACGAGCGGCTGCGCCAGCGCGACGCCGAGCGGCAGCGGCTCCTGCGCACGGTCATCACCGCCCAGGAGGACGAGCGCAAGCGCATCGCGCGCGAGCTGCACGACGAGACGACCCAGAGCCTGGCGGTGCTCACGATGGGGATCGAGAGCGCCGCGGCCGCCATCCGGGCCGGGGGCCCCACGCCGCGCCTCGACGAGGTGAAGGCGCTGGCGGTGCGCACGCTGGAGGAGGTGCACCGGCTCATCCTGGACCTCCGCCCGGCGGTGCTCGACGACCTGGGGCTGTTCTCGGCCATCCGCTGGTACGCCGAGCGGTACCTCGCCACGCGCGGCATCGCCGTCCGGTGCGAGATCAGCGAGCTCGAGCGGCGGCTGCCCCCCGAGGTCGAGATCGCGCTCTTCCGCATCGCGCAGGAGGCGATGAACAACATCGCCCGTCACGCCCGCGCCGAGTCGGTGCTCATCCAGCTCGCGCCCGAGGGGCAGGAGCTGCGCATCGAGATCGAGGACGACGGGCAGGGCTTCGACCCGGCCGTGCAGCCGCAGGACCGGCCTCACTACGGCCTCATGGGCATCCGGGAGCGCGCCGAGCTGCTGGGGGGGACCGCGGTGGTCGACTCCTCGCCGGGGCAGGGGACGCGGCTCGAGATCCGGGTGCCGCTGCCCGGCGGCGACGCCGGGCCGGACGACGCTGGCCCCCGCGGCTCGCCGCGGCTAAGCTCGGTGGCCCCGTGAGCAAGATCCGCGTCCTCATCGCCGACGACCACGCCATCCTGCGCGAAGGCGTGCGCGCCCTCCTCGCCGCCACCGATGACATCGAGGTCATCGGGCAGGCGGCGGACGGCCGCGAGGCGGTGGACGCCTGCAAGAAGCTCGATCCGGACGTGGTGCTGATGGACATCGCCATGCCGGGCCTGGGCGGCATCGAGGCCGCGCTCGAGATCCGCAAGGAGGGGCTGCGCGCGAAGGTGCTCGTGCTCTCGCAGTACGAGGATCGCGAGTACGTCCGCCGGCTGCTCAAGGCCGGCGTCTCGGGCTACGTGCTGAAGAAGTCGGCCGGGAGCGAGCTCGTCGGGGCCATCCGGGCCGTCTACCGGGGCGGCCTCGTCCTCGACCCCGAGGTGGCGCGCGCGGCGATGGAGGAGCAGGACCCGCAGCGCGGCGGCGGCGATCCGTACGAGGCGCTCACCGACCGGGAGAAGCAGGTGTTCCGGCTGGTGGCGGAGGGGCGCAGCAACAAGGAGGTCGCGGACGACCTCGGCATCAGCGTGAAGACCGCGATGTCCCACCGCGAGCACGTGATGCAGAAGCTCGACCTGCACAACCGGACCGAGCTCGTCCGCCTGGCCTTGAAGCTCGGCGTGATCCGGATCAGCTAGCCGCCCGCGGCCCGCCCCCTGGCGGGGTGGGGTGAAGATCCCCCGACCATGTAGGGCACCCGCATCCGTTTCGCGAGCCTGCGACACCTGCGCGCGGACGACGCATAAAATGCGGGCGCTATTCTGTAAGTCATGGATTTCACGCTGGTTAGCTCGGCACGCTGATTGCTCGGCTGGCTGCACCATTCCTCAGCAGCTGCGGGAAAGGAGCGCACACGTGCTCATCGCCGTGGGCCTCAATCAGAAGGGTGCGACCGTCGCGGATCGCGAGCGCCTCGCGGTCCGCGCCGAGGAGATGGCGAACGTCATCCAGGGCTACGCCGCGCTGGGAGGCGTGGACGAGCTCGTCCTCCTCTCCACCTGCTACCGCCTCGAGATCTACGCCGCGACCCGCTGCCCCTCCGCCGCCGCGGTCGCGCTGCGGCGGGCGCTCTCGGAGCGGGCCGGCGGCGCCGAGGTCCCGCTCTTCGAGCTGCACGGGGACGACGCGCTCCGGCACATGCTGCGGGTCGCCTCCAGCCTCGAGTCGGCGGTGCTGGGCGAGCCGCAGATCCTGGGGCAGGTGAAGGAGGCGCACGCGCGCGCGACCGAGGCGGGCGTCCTCGGGCGCGAGCTCAACGGCGTGCTCCACCGCGTGTTCGAGGTGGCGAAGCGGGTCCGCACCGAGACCGCCATCGGCCGCGCCGGCGTGTCGTGGGGCAACGCCGCGGCGGCGCTGGCGGAGAAGGTGCTCGGCACCGTGCGCGGCCGGCGCGTGCTCGTCCTCGGCGCCGGCGAGATGGCGCGCCTCTCCGCCCAGCACCTGCGGGAGCAGGGGGCCGAGGTGGTGGTGGTGAACCGCACGCTCGCGAACGCCGAGGCGCTGGCGGCCGAGGTGGGCGGGACGGCCCGGCCGCTCGAGGCGCTCGACGAGGAGCTGCTGCTGGCGGACGTGGTGGTGTCGGCCGCCCCCGCGGCGCCGGCCGCCTTCGCCCCGGCGGCGCTCCGCGCCACCGTGAAGGCGCGCCGCCGGCGCGACCTCGTCATGGTGGACCTGGCCGTGCCGCGCGCCATCCCCGCCGAGTCCGGGGCCATCGACGGGGTGTGGCTGTGCGACGTCGACGACCTGGCGCGGCTCACGCAGCGCGCGCTCGCCGACCGGACCCAGGCCGTCGCCGACGCGGAGCGGGTCATCGAGGAGGAGCTGGCGCGGTTCCGGCGCGATCAGGCGGAGCGGAAGGCGGCGCCCATCATCCAGGCGATGCGCCAGCACGCCGCGAGCATCGCGCGCGAGGAGGTCGACCGCACGGTGAAGCGCCTCGGCGCCGACGCCGAGATCGAGCGCCGGCTGGACGCGATGGCAAACGCGGTCGTGTCGAAGCTCCTGCACGCGCCTAGCACGCGCCTCCGCCGGGCCGGGGTCGACGGGCCGGGCGGCGAGCGCCTCATGGCGGCCGCGGTCGAGATCTTCGGCCTGCCGCTCGACGGCGCGCCCCCCGCGGCGCGCTGAGACCGCGCAACCGTTGCGCGGGGCGGACAGCCCTGGGTGAGAAGACGCAACTTCCTCGCGCCTCGTCCGTCGTGTGTGCGCGGAGGGCCGCCGCGCGTACCCCGGAGTTGCGCCCGGATCGCAGGTTTCTTGGCGTAATGCCCCGGAGCTGGGGGAAGATGCGCAGGCCTGGTCCGCTCCTTGCGAACGGCTGGGTGCGATCACCCAATGCCAGCCCTGATGCGACATGTCGGCGACGTGTGGCGGCGCCTCGACCGGAGCGTGCGCGCGCGCATCCTCCTGCCGACGGCGCTCCTGTTCGCCACCACGCTCGCGCTCATGGTGATGTCGGCGGTCGAGTTCTACGCCTCGGACATGGAGCGCGGGCTCCAGGAGAAGTCCGAGATCTTCGCCGGCATGGTGGTGAACGGCGTCAACGACACCATGCTGCACGGCACGCCCGAGCAGCTCCCCGACGTGCTGGCGCTCGTCATGGCGCACCGCACGGACATCGAGTCGATCAGCCTCATCCGCCCGACCGGCGAGGTGCACAGCTCCTCGCGCCGGGAGCTGGTCGGGACGCGGCCGTGGGGCAACCTCGGGCGCTTCGGCTCCCCGACCGTCGTGAACGCGCCCGGCGGGAACCCGGCGCAGTACGCGGTGCTCCAGCCCATCCCGAACTCGGCCGCCTGCGCCTCCTGCCACGGCACGGCGCAGCGCTACAACGGGTGGCTCGACCTGCGCTTCAACCGCAAGGCGATCATCACGCAGCAGACCCGGCTCACGCACACCCTCGTCACCTCCGCCGCCGTCGCCTTCGTGTGCCTGATGGTCATCGCCTGGTGGCTGGTGGGGCGGGAGGCGGTGGCGCCGCTGAAGCGCCTCGTCGCCTCCATGAAGCGGGCCGAGTCGGGCGACCTGTCGGTCACCGCGGACGAGGGGCGCGCCGACGAGCTCGGCGTGGCCGCCCGCGGCTTCGACGCCATGCTGGCGGCGCTCCGGCGGAGCCAGAACGAGCTCGAGGCGTTCTACCGCGAGCGGATGGTGCGCGCCGATCGCTTCGCCGCGGTGGGCGAGCTCGCGACCGGCCTCGCCCACGAGATCAAGAACCCGCTGGCCGGCCTCTCCGGGGCGCTGGAGCTGCTGGCCGAGGACCTCGCCTCCTCGCCGCGACAGGCCGAGGTGGTGACGGAGATGCGCCACCAGGTGGCGCGGCTCGGCAACACGATGGAGAGCCTCCTCAGCTTCGCCCGCCCGCCCAAGGCGCGCCTGCGCACCACCGACGTCAACGCCACCCTGGAGAAGGTGCTGTTCCTGGTGCGGCAGCAGCGGCGCGGCGCCTCGGTCGCCCTCACCCTGGAGCTCGGCCAGACGCTGCCGCCGGTGCTGGCCGACCCGAACCAGCTGGAGCAGGTCCTGCTCAACATCTGCCTCAACGCCTGCCAGGCCATGGACGGCAAGGGCAAGCTCGTCCTGCGCACGTTCGAGATCGACGGCCGGGTGACGGTCGAGATCGAGGACGACGGCCCGGGCATCCCGGCCGAGGTCCGCCAGCACATGTTCAAGCCCTTCTTCACCACCAAGCGCGAGGGGAACGGCCTCGGCCTCGCCATCTCGGCCCGCATCGTCGCCGAGCACGGCGGCCACATCGGCTACCGCTGCCCGCCCGCGGGCGGCACGATCTTCGCGGTCACCTTGCAGCGCGCGCTTCCGGCGGGGCCGGATCGCAGCCCGGAGCACGCGACATGACGACCAGCACGGCCCGCATCCTGGTGGTGGACGACGAGAAGCTCATCCGCTGGTCGGTGGGCGAGCGGCTGCAGCGCGACGGCTACGAGGTGCTGGCCGCCGAGTCCGGCGAGCAGGCCCTCGACCTGGTCGCGGCCAACGCGCCCGACCTCATGCTCCTCGACGTGCGGCTGCCCGGGATCGACGGGCTCACCACGCTGCAGCGCGCGCTCTCGATCAACCCGGAGGTCACCGTCCTCATGATGTCGGCCCACTCCACGGTCGACATCGCGGTCGAGGCGATGAAGCACGGGGCCATCGACTTCCTGGTGAAGCCGTTCCCGTTCCAGTCGCTCGACGCCGCGGTGCAGCGCGCGCTCCAGACCGCCCGCACCCGCCGCCAGATCGCGGCGCTCACCTCCGAGCGCAAGAGCGGCAACGCGGTGCTGGGGGCGCTGGTGGGGCGCTCGGGCGCGATGGAGTCGATCCGGAGCATGGTCTCGCGGCTGGCCGCCTCCGACGCCACCACCGTCCTCATCGAGGGCGAGAGCGGCGCCGGCAAGGAGGTGGTGGCGCGCGCCGTCCACTTCGAGAGCGCGCGCGCCGAGAAGCCGTTCATGCAGGTGAACTGCGCGGCGCTGCCCGAGCACCTGCTGGAGAGCGAGCTCTTCGGGCACGAGCGCGGGGCCTTCACCGACGCCCACACCCAGAAGCGCGGCTTGTTCGAGAGCGCCGAGGGCGGGTCGGTGATGCTGGACGAGATCGGCGACCTGCCGCCGGGCGGCCAGGCGAAGCTCCTCCGGCTGCTCGAGAACAAGACCTTCCGCCGGGTGGGCGGCGTCCACGAGCTCAGGGCCGACGTGCGGGTGCTGGCCGCCACCAACGTCAACCTGGAGGAGCGGGTGGCCGAGGGGCGCTTCCGGGCCGACCTGTTCTTCCGCCTCAACGTGGTGCGCATCCTCATGCCGTCCCTGCGCGAGCACGTGGAGGACATCTCCATCCTGGCCGCGCACTTCATCGCCAAGTTCAACCAGGAGATGAAGCGCGACGTGAAGGGCGTCTCCCCGGCGGCGCTCGACGTGCTCACCGGGTACCACTGGCCCGGGAACGTCCGCGAGCTGCGCAACGTCATCGAGCGCGCGTTCATCCTGCACGCCAGCGCCGACGAGATCCGCCCCGAGCACCTGCCCCCCGAGCTGCGCAAGCTCCCCCCGCAGAAGAAGCAGGAGAAGCTCGTCCCGCAGGTCGCCGAGCAGGGCATCGTCCTCGAGGACGTGGAGAAGAAGCTCATCACCGAGGCGATGGAGCGCGCGAACGGCAACCAGTCGAAGGCCGCGCGTCTGCTCGGGATCAGCCGCGACACGCTCCGCTACCGGCTGAAGAAGCACGGGATGGCGTGATCGGCGGAGTTTCGCTCGCCCCGCGCGGACGGCAGCGTTCGCGGAGGGGCGGAGGGGTGGCCCTCCGCCGGAGCGCAGGCCCGACCTGCGGGAGATCCCCGTTCGACGCACGGTGCGCTGCACCGCCGGTGCCGCGCCGGCGCGCGAGCAGCGAGCGAACTCCGCGGCGCGGCACGATGCGGTGCAAGCCGCCGAGCGTTTCTGCACCGGCCGCCGTAGCAGCCCGGTAGGTCGCTTGGCCGAGCACCGCCGGAGGGCCACTCCGCAGCCCCGACTCGGCCCCGTCCGCGCGGCAGAGGGAATCACTCGTGGCGCAAAAAGCGACGCCCACCGGGGGAGACGGTGGGCGCCGCACGCAGCAGGTCGCCGGAAAGGCGGCCTTATCCGAGAGGTGTCGTCACGCCACGGCGCGGTCATCGACGTCGACCGGCGTGCCGTCGGTCGGCCAGTCGATCTCGACCGCCAGCGCGTGCAGCTCCTGCTTCAGCTTCTCCTTGGCGCGGATCTCGAGCTGGCGGGCGCGCTCGCGGCTGAACCCGAAGTGCTCGCCCAGCTCCTTGAGCGTCATCGGCTTGTCGCTCATGACGCGCTGCTCGATGATGTAGCGCTCGCGCTGGTCGAGCCGGGCGAGGGCGTCGCCGATCCGGCTCTGGACCATC contains:
- a CDS encoding sensor histidine kinase, which produces MRHVGDVWRRLDRSVRARILLPTALLFATTLALMVMSAVEFYASDMERGLQEKSEIFAGMVVNGVNDTMLHGTPEQLPDVLALVMAHRTDIESISLIRPTGEVHSSSRRELVGTRPWGNLGRFGSPTVVNAPGGNPAQYAVLQPIPNSAACASCHGTAQRYNGWLDLRFNRKAIITQQTRLTHTLVTSAAVAFVCLMVIAWWLVGREAVAPLKRLVASMKRAESGDLSVTADEGRADELGVAARGFDAMLAALRRSQNELEAFYRERMVRADRFAAVGELATGLAHEIKNPLAGLSGALELLAEDLASSPRQAEVVTEMRHQVARLGNTMESLLSFARPPKARLRTTDVNATLEKVLFLVRQQRRGASVALTLELGQTLPPVLADPNQLEQVLLNICLNACQAMDGKGKLVLRTFEIDGRVTVEIEDDGPGIPAEVRQHMFKPFFTTKREGNGLGLAISARIVAEHGGHIGYRCPPAGGTIFAVTLQRALPAGPDRSPEHAT
- a CDS encoding sigma-54-dependent transcriptional regulator — its product is MTTSTARILVVDDEKLIRWSVGERLQRDGYEVLAAESGEQALDLVAANAPDLMLLDVRLPGIDGLTTLQRALSINPEVTVLMMSAHSTVDIAVEAMKHGAIDFLVKPFPFQSLDAAVQRALQTARTRRQIAALTSERKSGNAVLGALVGRSGAMESIRSMVSRLAASDATTVLIEGESGAGKEVVARAVHFESARAEKPFMQVNCAALPEHLLESELFGHERGAFTDAHTQKRGLFESAEGGSVMLDEIGDLPPGGQAKLLRLLENKTFRRVGGVHELRADVRVLAATNVNLEERVAEGRFRADLFFRLNVVRILMPSLREHVEDISILAAHFIAKFNQEMKRDVKGVSPAALDVLTGYHWPGNVRELRNVIERAFILHASADEIRPEHLPPELRKLPPQKKQEKLVPQVAEQGIVLEDVEKKLITEAMERANGNQSKAARLLGISRDTLRYRLKKHGMA
- a CDS encoding response regulator, whose protein sequence is MSKIRVLIADDHAILREGVRALLAATDDIEVIGQAADGREAVDACKKLDPDVVLMDIAMPGLGGIEAALEIRKEGLRAKVLVLSQYEDREYVRRLLKAGVSGYVLKKSAGSELVGAIRAVYRGGLVLDPEVARAAMEEQDPQRGGGDPYEALTDREKQVFRLVAEGRSNKEVADDLGISVKTAMSHREHVMQKLDLHNRTELVRLALKLGVIRIS
- the hemA gene encoding glutamyl-tRNA reductase, which produces MLIAVGLNQKGATVADRERLAVRAEEMANVIQGYAALGGVDELVLLSTCYRLEIYAATRCPSAAAVALRRALSERAGGAEVPLFELHGDDALRHMLRVASSLESAVLGEPQILGQVKEAHARATEAGVLGRELNGVLHRVFEVAKRVRTETAIGRAGVSWGNAAAALAEKVLGTVRGRRVLVLGAGEMARLSAQHLREQGAEVVVVNRTLANAEALAAEVGGTARPLEALDEELLLADVVVSAAPAAPAAFAPAALRATVKARRRRDLVMVDLAVPRAIPAESGAIDGVWLCDVDDLARLTQRALADRTQAVADAERVIEEELARFRRDQAERKAAPIIQAMRQHAASIAREEVDRTVKRLGADAEIERRLDAMANAVVSKLLHAPSTRLRRAGVDGPGGERLMAAAVEIFGLPLDGAPPAAR